One genomic region from Metallosphaera tengchongensis encodes:
- a CDS encoding protease pro-enzyme activation domain-containing protein, whose translation MFKNYLGIVLVFVFIFSICITVNVLSYTQSGPDYVAYSPHIKSLPGNTEVIATIYLPLRNQNLLFYYSEEVSMPGSPLYHKFLTQSQVRSLFYPTQEFNDVMSTLKAHGVNVIFAVADSVIVVKGRASQLSSVLGVRFFLYDNGTKSYYFSEGNPPFQGTVIGSNVSALFFSHPSTLVTTKNVINLEKSIAQVNSTFPVEGYPVTYLRGAYNITSLLSRGINGSGYTVGILDFYGDPYIQQQLAYFDKIYGLPAPPNFSIIPIGPYNPNLGIKAGWAGEISLDVESVHAMSPGASIILYIANPNLPLSSIIANIVSQDKVDVLSQSFSIPDELIPSLTGSLFYQCVVLTDQYYAMGNAEGITFLASSGDGGGSGYSAGPLGSVGYPSTSPFVTALGGTTTYITFDGYSFNVTAWSNYGFVPPDANYGGSTGGISQVEPKPFYQWSIPTPKGYPNGRETPDVSANADVYPGIFIVCPGNVTAISGGTSEASPLTAGLLTLVMQFSGSRLGNLNPLLYSLAKSSYSSVFVPIEFGYNIPWVASYGYNLVTGLGQLNIGNLAYLTKSQAQKELSVMVNDSNVSVLIPGQTLTVTANVTMNGTVSTGSFFVTLETVDGNVSTSKMSFDPSTGLWTATLTVPQNDQGVTFITVWGESNGLEGYGLLEAFSGYFAQFLPPTPFSQFPSLTPYSVLWSGFGIPIVVNLTTPTGALAPNITLTAEIFSYNITNNSYTLVNTTQLSFNPALNAWTGMIPSNIPVGPTLVEIQNAFGYVAFFNGVGLSNLFILPPTVAEPGSVYPGQPVIVTGSLTPPSNIPSLATAQNLMSGSNLTAELLSPSGKVVSTAQIPYSFNPLSPGYLGYLYVPNNATPGLYTILLFSSYYSYTLGQDIPGFYYGQIYVAGKVSPILNFSSRYLLQGSVVKIYAKISQDGSPIKFGMFSATVFPNVLSSVYSFLSSIVEVPLWYNSTSGMWEGNLTLPSPNSLGNLSYLTNGYYSLPFKVLVTGVSAYGGDTATGLSRASQLFVEPYTLIKNDPSYTQIQTYDVAFQNDTITLDGNMFNDLFLGNNTILDSNLVITSSNDTGTLLIKDSSVTLIDVQATRINAVNSTVKLVSSSVEYISLNSSRLQSIQSSYSKVYPSPPVISVGLKPFQNLTGTISFPVTVQGSSVSNVTVELDGVPIATYNENGTHSVTLNTTLYPDGNHVLTVLVQQTDGVSSKVSLDLLFQNQLSVLTHTVTVFNNVTQQHLRSLSSTSAESLYLGVIGLVVGLVALAIALLSLRRK comes from the coding sequence ATGTTTAAGAACTATCTAGGAATTGTTCTTGTTTTCGTCTTCATTTTTTCTATTTGTATCACAGTAAATGTACTAAGCTATACTCAAAGCGGTCCTGACTACGTTGCGTACTCACCACATATAAAGTCCCTTCCCGGCAATACGGAGGTAATAGCTACTATTTACCTGCCTCTTCGAAATCAGAACCTCCTTTTCTACTATTCAGAGGAGGTCTCCATGCCCGGATCCCCTCTCTATCACAAGTTCCTGACGCAGTCTCAGGTGAGGTCCCTTTTCTACCCTACTCAAGAGTTTAACGACGTTATGAGTACCCTGAAGGCTCACGGGGTGAACGTGATCTTCGCAGTTGCTGACTCGGTCATAGTAGTTAAGGGCAGAGCGTCTCAACTCTCCTCGGTTTTGGGGGTTCGCTTCTTCCTCTATGACAACGGGACGAAATCCTACTATTTCAGCGAGGGGAACCCTCCCTTCCAGGGTACTGTTATAGGGAGTAATGTGTCAGCCCTCTTCTTCTCACACCCTTCAACGCTTGTAACCACCAAGAACGTAATTAACCTAGAGAAGTCCATAGCCCAGGTCAACAGCACCTTTCCCGTTGAGGGGTACCCTGTGACTTACCTTAGGGGAGCTTACAACATCACGTCGCTCCTCTCAAGGGGTATAAACGGATCTGGATACACGGTCGGGATTTTGGACTTTTACGGCGACCCATACATCCAACAACAACTGGCGTACTTCGATAAGATATATGGTCTTCCAGCGCCTCCCAACTTCTCAATAATCCCCATAGGGCCTTACAACCCTAATCTAGGAATAAAAGCAGGGTGGGCTGGAGAGATAAGCCTAGATGTCGAGTCAGTTCACGCCATGTCCCCTGGGGCCAGCATTATTCTCTACATAGCCAACCCTAACCTACCCCTTTCCTCAATCATAGCCAACATAGTCTCCCAGGACAAGGTTGACGTGCTCTCCCAGAGCTTCTCAATTCCGGACGAGTTAATACCATCGTTGACAGGCTCCCTCTTCTATCAGTGCGTTGTTCTGACAGACCAGTATTACGCAATGGGTAACGCTGAGGGAATTACTTTCCTGGCTTCCAGTGGGGATGGAGGAGGGAGTGGCTACAGCGCAGGACCTTTGGGCTCTGTGGGTTACCCTTCCACTTCCCCCTTCGTCACTGCCTTAGGAGGTACAACTACTTACATTACCTTTGATGGGTACAGCTTTAACGTAACAGCGTGGTCTAACTACGGCTTCGTTCCTCCTGATGCTAACTATGGAGGTAGCACTGGTGGAATAAGCCAAGTGGAGCCTAAGCCCTTCTATCAATGGTCTATCCCTACTCCTAAGGGTTACCCAAATGGGAGGGAGACTCCTGACGTGTCAGCTAACGCCGACGTATACCCAGGGATATTTATTGTCTGCCCAGGAAACGTTACAGCTATATCAGGGGGAACAAGCGAGGCATCGCCCCTTACCGCCGGTCTCCTCACCCTCGTCATGCAGTTCTCTGGTTCCAGGTTGGGAAACCTAAATCCCCTCCTTTACTCCCTGGCTAAGTCCTCTTACTCCTCAGTCTTTGTCCCCATAGAGTTTGGGTACAACATCCCGTGGGTCGCATCTTATGGCTATAACCTCGTGACGGGGTTGGGTCAACTGAACATCGGGAATTTGGCATATTTAACTAAGAGTCAGGCTCAGAAGGAGTTATCAGTTATGGTCAACGATTCTAACGTGTCTGTCCTCATCCCTGGGCAAACCCTAACGGTGACTGCTAACGTCACAATGAACGGGACAGTCTCTACTGGGTCATTTTTCGTTACCCTTGAGACGGTGGACGGGAACGTCTCGACATCTAAGATGTCTTTTGACCCAAGTACTGGACTTTGGACTGCAACTCTCACTGTCCCACAGAACGATCAAGGTGTAACCTTTATCACAGTTTGGGGAGAATCCAATGGTCTTGAGGGGTACGGGTTGTTGGAGGCCTTCTCAGGGTATTTCGCCCAGTTCCTACCTCCTACTCCATTTTCACAGTTCCCGTCTCTTACTCCATATTCTGTCCTATGGTCAGGTTTCGGAATACCTATTGTAGTTAACCTCACCACCCCTACTGGTGCCCTAGCTCCTAACATTACCTTGACGGCTGAGATCTTTTCCTATAACATAACCAATAACTCTTACACCCTGGTAAACACGACCCAACTGAGCTTTAACCCAGCCTTGAATGCGTGGACTGGAATGATCCCAAGCAACATACCTGTTGGTCCAACTCTAGTTGAGATCCAGAACGCCTTCGGATACGTAGCCTTCTTCAACGGAGTAGGACTGTCGAACCTGTTCATACTTCCTCCAACTGTGGCAGAACCAGGTTCAGTTTACCCTGGTCAACCTGTGATAGTAACGGGATCTCTGACTCCACCGTCAAATATTCCCTCCCTAGCCACAGCCCAAAACCTAATGAGCGGGTCTAACCTGACGGCTGAGCTACTGTCTCCATCAGGGAAAGTAGTTTCCACAGCCCAAATACCCTACTCATTTAACCCGTTGAGCCCAGGTTATTTAGGCTACCTCTACGTTCCCAACAATGCGACTCCAGGGCTCTACACCATACTCCTCTTCTCCTCCTACTACTCCTATACCCTAGGTCAAGACATACCAGGGTTCTACTACGGTCAGATATACGTAGCAGGTAAGGTGAGTCCAATCCTCAATTTCTCCTCGAGGTACCTGCTCCAGGGCTCTGTTGTCAAGATATACGCTAAGATTAGTCAGGACGGATCGCCCATCAAGTTTGGAATGTTCTCAGCTACGGTGTTTCCAAACGTTCTAAGCTCAGTGTACAGCTTCTTGTCAAGCATAGTTGAGGTACCCTTATGGTATAACAGCACGTCAGGGATGTGGGAGGGAAACTTGACTCTACCTTCTCCAAACTCCCTCGGTAACTTGTCCTACCTAACCAACGGATATTACTCTCTTCCGTTCAAGGTCCTGGTGACCGGAGTGTCCGCCTATGGAGGGGATACAGCTACCGGCTTAAGCAGAGCTTCACAGTTATTTGTGGAGCCCTACACACTAATCAAGAACGACCCCAGTTACACCCAAATACAAACCTATGACGTTGCGTTCCAGAACGACACCATAACTTTGGACGGGAACATGTTTAATGACTTGTTCCTCGGCAACAACACGATTTTAGACAGCAACCTGGTCATTACGTCCTCTAATGACACTGGAACACTTCTCATTAAGGATTCCTCTGTTACGCTTATTGACGTCCAGGCGACGAGGATAAACGCCGTAAATAGCACAGTGAAGCTGGTGAGCTCATCTGTGGAGTACATCTCCCTCAACTCATCAAGGCTTCAGTCGATCCAGTCGAGCTACAGTAAGGTGTACCCCTCACCTCCTGTGATCTCAGTGGGTCTGAAACCATTCCAGAACCTGACTGGTACTATCTCCTTCCCAGTGACGGTTCAGGGAAGTTCCGTGAGTAACGTAACGGTTGAGCTTGACGGTGTCCCAATAGCTACCTATAACGAGAACGGTACTCACTCTGTGACCTTGAACACTACGCTCTATCCTGACGGTAACCACGTGCTTACGGTCTTAGTGCAGCAAACGGACGGGGTTAGCTCAAAGGTATCCCTAGACCTACTCTTCCAGAACCAGTTAAGCGTCCTGACCCACACCGTCACGGTGTTCAACAATGTCACGCAACAGCACCTGAGGAGCCTTAGCTCAACATCAGCTGAGAGCTTGTACCTGGGGGTTATAGGATTAGTGGTCGGCCTAGTAGCCCTAGCTATAGCCCTGTTGTCATTAAGAAGAAAGTAG
- a CDS encoding selenium-binding family protein, producing the protein MGISFKLDPTFYPSAKEAMRAKAEDLAYVACLYEGTGIGKPDYVAVIDVNPNSPTYSQVVGKVQLPYVGDELHHFGWNACSSSLCPNGKPGLERRYLIVPGLRSSRIYVIDVKEDPKNPRIVKVIEPTEVTEKSKYSRLHTVHCGPNGIYISAFGNPEGEAPGGILVLDHYSFEVLGRWEIDRGDQSLAYDFWWNLPNGVMVTSEWSVPNVIEDGLKLDHLKERYGNRIHFWDLERRKKVHSLTFGEENRMALELRPFHDPSKMMGFVNLVVSLKDLSSSIWLWYQEQGKWEAQKVIEIPAEKPEGNVPEILKPFGMVPPLVTDIDLSLDDRFLYLSCWGTGEVRKYDVTDPFKPILVGKVRLGGIGRGEPHPSTSELSGGPQMLEVSRDGRRVYVTNSLYSSWDNQFYPDGIRGWMAKLNSEDGLSVERGFLVDFGDARAHQVRLRGGDASSDSYCYP; encoded by the coding sequence ATGGGGATATCCTTCAAGTTAGACCCGACGTTTTATCCCTCAGCGAAAGAGGCTATGAGAGCTAAAGCCGAAGATCTAGCGTACGTAGCGTGCCTATATGAGGGAACAGGTATAGGTAAACCCGACTACGTTGCAGTCATTGACGTGAATCCGAACTCCCCAACTTACTCCCAAGTTGTAGGGAAGGTTCAACTACCTTACGTGGGGGACGAACTTCACCACTTCGGATGGAACGCCTGTAGTTCATCGTTATGTCCAAACGGTAAACCCGGGCTAGAGAGGAGATATCTCATAGTCCCTGGGCTCAGGTCATCCAGAATATACGTGATCGATGTTAAGGAGGATCCGAAGAACCCAAGAATAGTAAAGGTCATAGAACCAACGGAAGTTACGGAAAAGTCCAAGTATAGCCGGTTGCACACAGTTCATTGCGGTCCCAACGGTATTTACATAAGTGCTTTCGGAAACCCTGAAGGGGAAGCCCCAGGGGGGATTCTGGTCCTGGATCACTATAGCTTTGAAGTGTTGGGGAGATGGGAGATTGATAGGGGCGATCAAAGCCTAGCATATGATTTTTGGTGGAACCTTCCCAACGGTGTTATGGTGACAAGCGAGTGGTCAGTTCCTAACGTCATTGAGGATGGTCTCAAACTTGACCACCTCAAGGAGAGGTACGGGAATAGGATACACTTCTGGGATCTAGAAAGAAGGAAGAAAGTCCACTCCCTAACTTTTGGGGAGGAGAACAGGATGGCCCTTGAGCTCAGGCCATTTCACGACCCATCCAAGATGATGGGTTTCGTCAATTTAGTAGTGAGCCTAAAGGACTTGAGCAGCTCCATATGGCTGTGGTACCAAGAGCAGGGAAAATGGGAAGCTCAAAAGGTCATTGAGATCCCTGCGGAGAAGCCTGAGGGCAACGTGCCAGAAATTTTGAAGCCCTTCGGTATGGTCCCACCCCTGGTCACGGATATAGACCTTTCCTTGGACGATAGATTCCTATACCTAAGCTGTTGGGGGACTGGTGAGGTGAGAAAGTACGATGTGACCGACCCATTCAAACCGATCCTCGTGGGGAAGGTCAGGCTCGGTGGGATTGGGAGAGGAGAACCTCATCCCTCGACCTCAGAGCTATCTGGGGGACCCCAGATGTTGGAGGTGAGTAGGGACGGAAGGAGGGTCTACGTGACCAATTCCCTTTATAGCTCATGGGATAACCAATTTTACCCAGATGGAATAAGAGGATGGATGGCTAAGTTGAACTCTGAGGACGGACTATCGGTAGAGAGGGGCTTCCTTGTGGATTTCGGAGATGCTAGGGCTCACCAGGTCAGACTGAGGGGAGGAGATGCTTCTTCTGACTCCTATTGCTATCCTTAG
- a CDS encoding NAD(P)/FAD-dependent oxidoreductase: MDKHADYVIIGSGVAGYHALTELLSKKVIMITSDQDFPYDRPPLSKEYLRGEVEKPFFNPPEFYAEHKVEIMLNTEVERIDNTSKEVVLKGGRSVSFDKALIATGGRPRKLNVSGEELPGVKYLRSLRDCDSIKESIAKGVKRPVIVGGGFIGIEVASSLVKLGLRPTIIEALPHIWTSFVREDISKHVMSYLQSRGIEIITGEGVKEIVGRSKVEGVVTQGGKRVDGDLVLVAVGILPNVEVAQRSGIAVENGILADEHLRTSFKDVYVAGDVANVMDPITKKRRRIEHWNNAQYTGVIAAKNMMGGEEKYDFLSTVWSDIFDLHIESAGETREYEDYVLRGNVDSNSFVSIYLKGGEVCGYVAFNRDERELSTLNNLIVKRVPVSNLKEKLKDQSFDLSST, from the coding sequence ATGGATAAGCATGCGGATTACGTCATTATTGGAAGCGGAGTTGCGGGGTATCACGCCCTCACCGAGCTCCTATCTAAGAAAGTGATAATGATCACGTCTGATCAAGACTTCCCTTACGACAGGCCACCCTTGTCAAAGGAATACCTTAGGGGAGAGGTGGAAAAGCCCTTCTTTAATCCCCCTGAGTTTTACGCGGAGCATAAAGTGGAGATCATGTTGAACACTGAAGTGGAGAGGATAGATAACACCTCCAAGGAGGTCGTCCTGAAGGGTGGCAGGTCAGTATCCTTCGACAAAGCCCTTATAGCTACAGGTGGGAGACCAAGAAAACTTAACGTGTCTGGGGAGGAACTACCTGGGGTGAAATACCTGAGGTCATTAAGGGACTGCGACTCCATTAAGGAGAGTATTGCCAAGGGGGTCAAGAGACCTGTGATAGTAGGAGGAGGCTTCATAGGGATCGAGGTGGCGTCAAGTTTAGTTAAGCTCGGTTTAAGGCCCACCATAATCGAAGCGTTACCCCACATATGGACTTCATTCGTTAGGGAGGATATTTCAAAGCACGTGATGAGTTACCTACAGAGCAGAGGTATAGAGATAATTACTGGAGAAGGTGTTAAAGAGATCGTGGGGAGGAGCAAGGTGGAGGGGGTAGTGACTCAAGGGGGCAAGAGAGTTGATGGTGACCTAGTGTTGGTGGCAGTGGGGATACTCCCTAATGTGGAAGTCGCCCAAAGGAGCGGGATCGCAGTGGAGAATGGCATCCTGGCAGATGAACATCTGAGGACATCCTTTAAGGACGTTTACGTGGCAGGAGATGTAGCCAACGTGATGGATCCCATAACTAAGAAGAGGAGGAGAATAGAGCATTGGAACAATGCCCAGTACACTGGGGTTATTGCTGCCAAGAACATGATGGGAGGGGAAGAGAAGTATGATTTCCTCTCCACTGTTTGGTCTGACATCTTTGATCTGCATATAGAATCTGCAGGGGAGACCAGGGAGTACGAAGATTACGTGCTGAGGGGTAACGTGGACTCCAACTCCTTTGTTTCAATCTACCTGAAGGGAGGAGAGGTTTGTGGATATGTAGCCTTCAACAGGGACGAGAGGGAACTCTCTACCCTCAACAACCTCATAGTAAAGAGGGTTCCAGTCTCCAACTTGAAGGAAAAACTGAAGGACCAGTCGTTCGACCTCTCATCAACGTGA
- a CDS encoding class I SAM-dependent methyltransferase, which produces MSSLFESIHAWDYKPYRRMGVTVDEELFYSKILTKFVEVINPSNVLEIGCGNCLFTLTLKTMLPKLNLTSLDLWNDEITTQEVRGYLRGVDHQLVQNLFPLPFRDGFFDLVYVPLYFYNVTRNLREDLSKEIHRVIKSNGFLILIDLEIVRKMRKSFLNAGFKERDYRVNQGIFFSLMEKTSS; this is translated from the coding sequence GTGTCATCTCTTTTCGAGAGCATACATGCGTGGGACTACAAGCCTTACAGGAGAATGGGCGTAACGGTTGATGAGGAGTTGTTTTACAGTAAGATCCTTACTAAGTTTGTAGAGGTTATAAATCCCTCCAACGTCCTCGAAATAGGGTGCGGTAACTGTCTCTTTACTTTAACCTTGAAGACTATGCTCCCCAAGCTGAACCTCACTTCTCTAGATCTCTGGAACGATGAAATAACAACTCAAGAGGTAAGAGGTTACCTGAGAGGTGTAGATCACCAACTGGTGCAGAACCTCTTTCCTCTTCCCTTCAGGGATGGGTTCTTCGACTTAGTCTACGTCCCGCTATACTTCTACAACGTAACGAGAAATCTCAGAGAGGACTTATCCAAGGAAATCCATAGGGTAATAAAGTCCAATGGGTTTCTTATCCTAATTGATTTGGAAATAGTGAGAAAAATGAGGAAGAGTTTCCTAAACGCCGGCTTTAAGGAAAGGGATTACAGGGTTAATCAGGGGATCTTTTTCTCGTTGATGGAAAAAACTTCGTCTTAA
- a CDS encoding MFS transporter, with product MKDIFKPLDEKKFSFFHLKSLVTTGMGVFTDGYDLSSIGIVLLLVLGEFGITPKSPDYVTLTGAISGSALIGAAIGAIIFGFLSNMGRKKFYGLDVTLMTVGALLQAFVTSPTELILVRFLLGVGVGADYVLSPMIMAEHANAKDRGKAIALGFGLFWGFGATLAAALYLGLQALHFPPDLVWRIVLAAGAVPSAAVIYLRRKIPETARFLGRIRGDTQGVERVIKEVTGEEVKVKQDLKDNNGWTTYFAQNWKLFISACLLWFLFDIVAYSGILFGPSLIAQSLGVSPAVFQFLIEGAFTIPGGLVALSLIDRVGRRPLQVIGFVIMAISLISFALYRNSSGMAFSPSLAFILYGLQNFGSQAGPGSVSASGILGVELAPTKIRGFVQSLTVASGRLGAALTAFVFPALFKEYGEAFSVAFLSVVAIVAAVLTYLSIPETKGRGLEETSGESLVSERAV from the coding sequence ATGAAAGACATATTTAAGCCGCTTGACGAAAAGAAATTTTCCTTTTTCCACCTGAAGTCTCTCGTAACTACAGGGATGGGAGTTTTTACCGATGGTTATGATCTTTCCTCCATTGGAATAGTCCTCCTACTGGTGTTGGGAGAGTTTGGGATCACTCCGAAGTCGCCAGACTACGTAACCTTGACTGGAGCGATCTCTGGTTCCGCGTTGATTGGAGCTGCCATTGGAGCTATTATCTTCGGCTTCCTATCCAACATGGGAAGAAAGAAGTTTTATGGACTCGACGTAACGCTCATGACAGTGGGCGCCCTGCTTCAGGCGTTTGTTACGAGTCCTACAGAGCTCATACTCGTAAGATTCCTTTTGGGAGTGGGAGTAGGGGCCGATTACGTCCTTTCCCCGATGATAATGGCTGAACACGCAAACGCTAAGGACAGAGGTAAAGCCATAGCCTTAGGGTTCGGACTGTTCTGGGGTTTCGGAGCCACACTAGCTGCAGCATTATATTTAGGATTGCAAGCACTACATTTCCCCCCTGATCTGGTGTGGAGGATCGTCTTAGCTGCTGGAGCTGTACCCTCAGCTGCCGTAATATATTTGAGGAGGAAGATACCTGAGACTGCTAGGTTCCTTGGAAGGATAAGGGGAGACACTCAAGGAGTTGAGAGAGTGATAAAGGAAGTAACGGGAGAGGAAGTAAAGGTTAAACAAGATCTTAAGGACAACAATGGCTGGACCACATATTTTGCCCAAAACTGGAAGCTCTTTATTTCTGCATGTCTGCTTTGGTTTCTATTTGATATAGTTGCCTATTCTGGGATACTTTTCGGTCCGAGCCTAATAGCCCAAAGCCTAGGGGTAAGTCCCGCCGTGTTCCAGTTCCTCATAGAGGGCGCTTTCACTATCCCTGGTGGTTTAGTTGCCCTTTCCCTAATTGACAGGGTAGGTAGAAGACCCCTTCAAGTTATCGGATTCGTCATTATGGCAATATCCTTGATCTCCTTCGCATTGTATAGGAACTCATCTGGAATGGCCTTTTCTCCATCGTTAGCATTCATACTGTACGGTCTACAAAACTTCGGTTCTCAAGCTGGACCTGGATCCGTGTCTGCGTCTGGGATCCTTGGGGTTGAGCTAGCCCCTACCAAGATAAGGGGGTTCGTCCAGTCTCTGACCGTTGCGTCAGGAAGATTGGGTGCAGCGCTAACTGCCTTCGTGTTCCCTGCACTATTTAAAGAGTACGGTGAGGCCTTCTCAGTAGCTTTCCTTTCCGTAGTGGCCATAGTTGCAGCAGTCTTAACTTACCTATCCATACCGGAGACCAAAGGGCGTGGACTTGAGGAAACCTCTGGTGAGAGTTTGGTCTCTGAGAGAGCTGTTTAG
- a CDS encoding MBL fold metallo-hydrolase, with the protein MKTVSRLSITILSDNFSSTLMPPLMGEWGFSAYIETDNAKILYDVGNSGIPLLHNSRALGIDLESVDYLVLSHGHLDHTGGLRNEELRRKLRGKVILAHPGIFDRKFINWRDKMEYIGLPVAIDEEFRPILTREPIEFASGIMFSGEVKNYGFPRYVKGMYKATDAGLAPDLMLDDTALYINVKDKGLVIVTGCGHSGILNVLNHAREVTGVRKVIGTVGGLHLLSSDPKEVQEVMDRLKTEVIKISPAHCSGNLAKVLAGEKYQEAGVGSVLNFEDIS; encoded by the coding sequence ATGAAGACTGTCTCTAGACTATCCATTACTATTCTTAGCGATAACTTCTCTTCCACGCTAATGCCACCCCTCATGGGCGAGTGGGGGTTTTCAGCGTACATTGAAACAGATAATGCAAAGATACTTTACGACGTTGGAAACTCAGGCATACCTTTACTCCACAACTCGAGGGCCCTAGGAATAGACCTTGAGAGCGTTGACTACTTAGTCCTGAGTCACGGACATCTTGATCACACAGGTGGGTTAAGAAACGAAGAATTAAGACGTAAACTGAGGGGTAAGGTCATCCTCGCTCACCCAGGTATTTTCGACAGGAAATTCATAAACTGGAGGGACAAGATGGAGTACATCGGTCTCCCAGTGGCCATAGATGAGGAATTTAGACCAATCTTGACCAGGGAACCCATTGAGTTCGCCAGTGGGATAATGTTTAGCGGAGAGGTGAAGAACTACGGTTTTCCTAGGTACGTGAAGGGGATGTACAAGGCCACTGATGCGGGACTCGCGCCCGACCTTATGCTCGACGACACGGCCCTTTACATCAACGTCAAGGATAAGGGGTTGGTAATTGTGACCGGTTGCGGCCACTCAGGCATTCTGAACGTCCTTAACCACGCTAGGGAGGTTACGGGGGTTAGGAAGGTGATTGGAACTGTAGGTGGGCTTCATTTACTGTCCTCAGATCCTAAGGAGGTGCAGGAGGTCATGGATAGACTAAAGACTGAGGTGATCAAGATAAGCCCAGCCCACTGTAGCGGTAACTTAGCCAAGGTACTGGCTGGAGAGAAATATCAAGAAGCAGGAGTGGGTTCAGTACTCAACTTTGAGGATATATCCTAA
- a CDS encoding ATP-binding protein yields the protein MICSVPKVTVTTWSSGNVILAGPTYKGYLEKAQQVVRNRDTASIIGQPGMGKTTILKKLQESVGHTMFFLDLASKGSIEEEFWSKVDPSSLRAKTLPKLKEISGKLGYGFLKKLMGVKFEDWLSKSCGKLDNLNLRLYCLDYPRDFDGMLKMLSDYRQIEDVGLLIDEVRESHIPKIHRLINAGLGIPVVMAIPTDSYSRVTDLAIRRRLDESRISLDRALTGEDIREIIDAYCHPLVEDLFPIVASLWNGGELNTVSSILQYVKSQVEGFEKECAGDISCVREKLKSSHSLKNPDEDSKELEKLVRETLYSEAKDLGISYVHMRGKRVESGGKYLVVGLFFLKDDLAYLGEVKLMNDDRDSDEEVKLLSGVNTVEHDKKNYVVGGRFVITNSSKLATEGNVTKIQVSTLEVVRVLHGDSEMLREIVRSFHGALFQSTSSKVAETVA from the coding sequence ATGATATGTTCAGTACCTAAAGTTACCGTAACAACCTGGAGTAGCGGTAACGTCATACTCGCAGGGCCAACGTACAAAGGCTACCTGGAAAAAGCGCAACAAGTTGTGAGGAATAGGGACACCGCCTCCATAATCGGCCAACCTGGCATGGGTAAAACTACCATCCTCAAGAAGCTCCAGGAATCCGTTGGCCACACCATGTTTTTCCTGGATTTAGCAAGCAAGGGCTCCATTGAGGAGGAGTTCTGGAGCAAGGTGGACCCTAGCTCGTTGAGGGCTAAGACGTTACCTAAGTTAAAGGAGATTAGCGGAAAGTTGGGGTACGGTTTCTTGAAAAAGCTAATGGGCGTAAAGTTTGAGGATTGGCTCTCAAAGTCTTGCGGAAAGCTAGACAACTTGAACTTGAGACTTTATTGTTTGGATTACCCGAGGGACTTTGACGGAATGTTAAAGATGCTCTCCGACTACAGGCAGATTGAGGACGTAGGTCTTCTAATAGATGAAGTAAGGGAGTCACACATCCCCAAGATCCACAGGTTGATTAATGCTGGTCTGGGGATTCCAGTAGTTATGGCTATCCCAACTGACTCCTACAGCAGGGTGACGGACCTCGCCATAAGGAGGAGATTAGACGAGAGTAGAATTTCCCTGGACAGAGCTCTCACAGGTGAGGACATTCGGGAAATAATAGACGCCTATTGCCACCCGCTGGTTGAGGACCTCTTCCCCATAGTAGCTTCCCTTTGGAACGGAGGGGAGCTTAACACTGTAAGTTCGATCCTTCAGTACGTGAAGTCCCAAGTGGAGGGTTTTGAGAAGGAATGCGCCGGGGATATATCCTGCGTAAGGGAGAAGCTAAAGAGCTCCCATTCCCTGAAGAACCCTGACGAGGACTCCAAGGAACTGGAGAAACTGGTGAGGGAGACGCTTTACTCCGAGGCTAAGGACTTGGGGATCAGCTACGTCCATATGAGGGGTAAGAGGGTCGAATCCGGAGGGAAGTACCTGGTCGTAGGCCTTTTCTTCCTCAAGGACGATCTGGCCTATCTAGGAGAGGTGAAGCTAATGAACGACGATAGGGACTCCGACGAGGAGGTGAAGTTACTTTCAGGAGTCAACACCGTTGAACACGATAAGAAGAACTACGTCGTAGGTGGAAGGTTTGTGATAACAAACTCCTCCAAACTTGCGACAGAGGGCAACGTGACTAAGATACAAGTGTCCACTCTAGAGGTGGTCAGAGTCCTTCACGGAGATTCGGAAATGTTAAGGGAGATAGTGAGGAGTTTCCATGGTGCTCTTTTCCAATCTACTAGCTCCAAGGTAGCTGAGACTGTAGCTTGA